Proteins co-encoded in one Acidobacteriota bacterium genomic window:
- a CDS encoding ATP-dependent helicase, whose product MRKKEAPWLEGIEGEEARELIESNSPVIRVVAGPGSGKTTCLKRRTRRLIEGDGINPTTMFVGTFTRAIASELKEALGRDVRVSTLHSLAYDLLRKNPAALRGMRLRFLLNFEQDALLYDIEKAARSIGNIYARREELRLLQASRSQRANYVNAAFAGAVTRWLQQHRSMLIGEVVFLCVLGLESEDIPSGEFHHVVIDEYQDLTAAEQELVGLVWSRKGSLTVMGDNDQSIYGFRFNHPKGISDFHKAWPEYECIDLTFSKNRRCGSQILWAANLMMAEAGSTKPRMLPQSGRRGRLTLVQWDTLDDEIQGLANYIGSHSGESFLVLVPRRFIGYRIAESVGEDARTAFTEEIVEHPIAQEAFTAASLLADSEDWVATRVWLGFHGTEPKQAVRRNALAYSGLSPDVGGHELIRGIASGDISVSHAGQTHVKRRAQKAIKLIEQGLDPSEVIDLIFCPASAELESDPEKQRWLDKDLRELRTAARKLLAAQDTPDLGKILNSMRYKIATRAPLTSDREEPRVRIMTLHSAKGLEADNVIVAGVADQLMPGRENKSKVVAEQRRLLYVAVTRAKDSLIVSWSRRVRFDDLMKNMGRTTDGIVTINGVRWARTSRSSLLPQGLTGVIAGNQWLSANQWRVQG is encoded by the coding sequence ATGAGAAAAAAAGAAGCCCCTTGGCTGGAGGGAATCGAAGGTGAGGAAGCTCGGGAGTTGATAGAGTCGAACTCCCCGGTGATTCGAGTAGTTGCGGGGCCCGGTTCCGGGAAGACCACCTGTCTAAAACGACGTACCAGAAGGCTTATTGAGGGGGACGGAATCAACCCGACAACAATGTTCGTCGGGACATTCACAAGGGCAATCGCTAGCGAGCTGAAGGAGGCGCTTGGACGAGACGTCAGAGTCTCGACTTTGCACTCGCTAGCTTACGATCTACTCCGAAAGAATCCAGCTGCCTTGCGGGGTATGAGGCTTCGCTTCCTTCTGAATTTCGAACAGGATGCTTTGCTCTACGACATCGAAAAAGCTGCGCGTTCAATCGGAAACATTTACGCGCGCCGAGAGGAACTACGTCTTTTGCAGGCAAGTAGATCGCAACGGGCAAACTACGTGAACGCAGCTTTCGCGGGCGCCGTGACGCGTTGGTTGCAACAACATCGCTCAATGTTGATTGGTGAGGTCGTATTCCTGTGCGTATTAGGTCTCGAAAGCGAGGATATTCCTTCCGGTGAATTCCACCATGTTGTAATTGACGAATACCAAGACCTAACGGCAGCGGAACAGGAACTTGTGGGTCTGGTGTGGTCGCGCAAGGGTTCGCTGACAGTCATGGGTGACAATGACCAATCGATATACGGGTTTCGATTTAATCACCCAAAGGGTATCTCCGACTTCCACAAAGCCTGGCCAGAGTATGAGTGCATCGATTTGACTTTCTCCAAGAACCGCCGCTGTGGTAGCCAGATTCTATGGGCCGCGAACCTCATGATGGCCGAGGCGGGCAGCACTAAGCCGCGTATGCTTCCGCAGAGTGGACGTCGAGGCCGACTAACTCTTGTTCAATGGGACACACTTGATGATGAAATCCAGGGTTTGGCGAATTACATAGGTTCCCACTCTGGCGAGTCCTTTCTAGTTCTCGTTCCCCGACGTTTCATCGGATACCGCATTGCAGAGAGTGTTGGCGAAGACGCTAGGACTGCATTTACTGAGGAGATTGTGGAACATCCAATCGCGCAGGAGGCCTTCACCGCGGCTTCCCTATTGGCGGATTCCGAAGACTGGGTAGCTACTCGTGTATGGCTGGGTTTTCACGGAACGGAGCCAAAGCAAGCTGTTCGTAGAAACGCGTTGGCATACTCTGGTCTATCGCCAGATGTTGGAGGCCACGAACTGATTCGCGGAATTGCTAGTGGCGACATCAGTGTATCCCACGCTGGCCAAACTCATGTTAAAAGGAGAGCCCAAAAAGCAATTAAACTGATTGAGCAAGGCTTGGATCCAAGCGAGGTCATCGACCTTATATTTTGTCCGGCATCGGCCGAATTAGAGTCCGACCCTGAGAAACAAAGGTGGTTGGATAAAGATCTCCGAGAGTTGCGTACAGCAGCACGTAAGCTGCTTGCTGCCCAGGACACCCCAGACTTAGGCAAAATTCTTAATTCAATGAGGTACAAGATAGCTACGAGGGCTCCCTTGACGTCAGATCGCGAGGAGCCACGCGTTAGGATCATGACGCTTCACTCCGCCAAAGGACTCGAGGCTGACAACGTCATAGTTGCAGGGGTTGCTGACCAACTCATGCCGGGCCGGGAGAACAAGAGCAAGGTTGTTGCGGAACAACGCCGGCTACTCTATGTGGCGGTCACACGTGCGAAAGATTCGTTGATTGTTTCATGGTCTAGACGAGTTCGTTTCGACGACTTGATGAAGAACATGGGCAGAACCACTGACGGGATAGTTACGATCAACGGCGTGAGATGGGCTAGGACTTCCCGAAGTTCTTTGTTGCCGCAGGGACTCACTGGCGTAATTGCCGGGAATCAATGGCTCTCCGCAAACCAATGGCGCGTTCAAGGATGA
- a CDS encoding DUF1501 domain-containing protein: protein MLTDASFGTRPVGWDRRGFLKELGLGGIALASLLTDQTASGAPAIPPGDLSEPLAPKQPHFAPRAKNVILLFMVGGASQLETFDHKPLLKKYAGKLAREIFSKEDLEGLNPEKDYTNTRIVPPVFSFKRYGQSGAWVSEIFPNLTKVVDDIAFINSMHTDSAIHSTGQILMHTGYSVQGHPSLGSWVTYGLGSENRNMPGFVVMKDGLPSGGRALYDAGFLPGIHQATLADVELGKPPVPHITAPEFLSRGQQSKQLDLVRKLNRLHRGMHATQPELDARIAAFETAFRMQMEAPQLFDIRNEPESVKALYGDTDFGRKCLTARRMVESGVRFVEILDGAQRRWWDAHGNRGGLINNHRKNAARTDQGITALIMDLKSRGMLDETLVVWATEFGRTPMEEARTEESLGRGHHHYGFSMWMAGGGVKAGITHGATDDLGMHAIKDRVSHHDLHATILHLLGLDHERLTFRHNSRDFRLTDVYGNVVHELIA, encoded by the coding sequence ATGTTGACTGACGCAAGCTTTGGAACTCGACCGGTTGGTTGGGACCGCCGCGGATTCCTCAAGGAACTCGGCTTGGGCGGCATCGCCCTGGCCAGCCTGCTCACGGACCAGACGGCGAGCGGTGCGCCGGCCATACCCCCAGGTGACCTCAGCGAGCCGCTCGCGCCCAAGCAACCACACTTCGCCCCCAGGGCGAAGAACGTCATCCTCCTGTTCATGGTCGGCGGCGCGAGCCAGCTTGAGACCTTCGATCACAAGCCGCTTCTGAAAAAGTACGCCGGAAAACTGGCCCGGGAAATCTTCTCCAAGGAAGACCTGGAGGGCCTGAACCCGGAGAAGGACTACACCAACACCCGCATCGTTCCGCCGGTGTTCTCGTTCAAGCGCTATGGCCAGAGCGGAGCTTGGGTCAGCGAGATCTTCCCGAACCTGACGAAGGTGGTCGACGACATCGCGTTCATCAACTCGATGCACACCGATTCGGCGATCCATTCCACCGGCCAGATCCTCATGCACACGGGCTATTCCGTACAGGGCCACCCCAGTCTCGGCTCTTGGGTGACCTACGGGCTGGGGTCGGAGAACCGGAACATGCCGGGATTCGTGGTGATGAAGGACGGCCTTCCGTCCGGCGGGCGCGCGCTTTACGATGCTGGATTCCTTCCGGGGATCCACCAGGCCACGCTGGCGGACGTCGAGCTTGGAAAGCCGCCCGTGCCGCACATCACGGCGCCGGAATTCTTGAGCCGAGGCCAGCAGAGCAAGCAATTGGATCTGGTGCGGAAGTTGAATCGCCTCCACCGCGGCATGCACGCCACTCAGCCCGAGCTCGACGCGCGCATCGCGGCATTCGAGACGGCATTCCGCATGCAGATGGAAGCGCCGCAGCTCTTCGATATCCGGAACGAACCGGAGTCGGTGAAGGCGCTCTACGGCGACACCGACTTCGGGAGGAAATGCCTCACGGCGAGGCGGATGGTGGAGAGCGGCGTCCGTTTCGTGGAGATTCTCGACGGCGCCCAAAGGCGATGGTGGGACGCGCACGGCAACCGCGGCGGACTCATCAACAACCACCGCAAAAACGCGGCCCGCACCGATCAAGGCATCACGGCCCTCATCATGGACCTGAAGTCACGCGGTATGCTGGACGAGACTCTCGTCGTCTGGGCCACCGAGTTCGGCCGTACCCCGATGGAGGAGGCGCGTACGGAGGAGTCCCTCGGCCGCGGCCATCACCACTACGGCTTCTCCATGTGGATGGCGGGCGGCGGCGTCAAGGCAGGGATCACCCACGGCGCCACCGACGATCTCGGCATGCACGCCATCAAGGACCGCGTCTCCCACCACGATCTCCACGCCACCATCCTCCACTTGCTGGGCCTGGATCACGAGCGGCTCACCTTCCGCCACAACAGCCGCGACTTCCGCCTGACCGACGTCTACGGCAACGTCGTGCACGAGCTGATTGCCTGA
- a CDS encoding type II toxin-antitoxin system VapC family toxin, with product MIVLDTDVVSELMHDNPWPAVFDWVNDQLVRNLFVTAVTEAEIRAGIAFLPEGKRRRGLAIAAERAFSELFSGRVLPFDGEAARSYAQIAAQRRKAGRPIAQADCQVAAIAHSRGAAVATRNVRDFEGTGIDVIDPWVGRRAIP from the coding sequence ATGATTGTTCTGGACACCGATGTCGTCTCCGAGTTGATGCATGATAATCCATGGCCCGCTGTTTTTGATTGGGTGAACGACCAGTTGGTGCGCAATCTGTTCGTGACGGCGGTGACCGAGGCGGAGATCCGCGCTGGCATCGCTTTTCTGCCCGAAGGCAAGCGGCGCCGGGGTCTCGCAATTGCGGCCGAACGCGCCTTCAGCGAGTTGTTCTCTGGTCGCGTGCTGCCTTTCGACGGCGAGGCGGCTCGCTCCTATGCGCAGATCGCTGCGCAGCGGCGCAAGGCGGGCCGACCGATTGCACAGGCCGATTGCCAAGTCGCTGCCATCGCCCATTCTCGGGGCGCGGCGGTGGCGACAAGAAATGTTCGGGATTTCGAGGGGACAGGGATCGATGTCATCGACCCCTGGGTGGGCAGAAGAGCTATTCCGTGA
- a CDS encoding plasmid stabilization protein — MASITIRKLDDEVKTRLRIRAAENGRSMEEEARTILREAVDMEATPKKGLAAALQELFRPFGGVELDIPPREPMREPPGFD; from the coding sequence ATGGCGAGCATTACGATCCGCAAACTTGATGACGAGGTTAAAACACGGCTGCGCATCAGGGCGGCCGAGAACGGGCGTTCAATGGAGGAAGAAGCACGGACCATTCTGCGTGAGGCGGTTGACATGGAGGCAACCCCGAAGAAGGGGCTGGCCGCGGCGCTCCAGGAACTGTTCAGGCCCTTTGGCGGTGTGGAACTGGATATTCCGCCGCGCGAACCGATGCGTGAGCCACCTGGATTCGATTGA
- a CDS encoding DUF1501 domain-containing protein: MPHLLEPARHHASGGFRERSRSRSDLGRTAMEEARTEESLGRGHHHYGFTMWMAGGGVKAGITYGATDELGMHAIKNRVSHHDFHATILRLLSLDHERLTYRHNSRDFRLTDVYGNVVHDIIA; this comes from the coding sequence CTGCCCCACCTTCTCGAGCCTGCGCGGCATCATGCAAGCGGCGGCTTTAGGGAACGGTCACGTTCTCGTTCTGATCTCGGCCGCACGGCAATGGAGGAGGCGCGTACGGAGGAATCCCTCGGCCGCGGCCATCACCACTATGGCTTCACCATGTGGATGGCGGGCGGCGGCGTCAAGGCAGGGATCACCTACGGCGCCACCGACGAACTCGGAATGCACGCCATCAAAAACCGAGTCTCGCATCACGATTTTCACGCCACCATCCTCCGCCTCCTGAGCCTGGACCACGAACGGCTCACCTACCGCCACAACAGCCGCGACTTCCGCCTGACCGACGTCTACGGCAATGTCGTCCACGACATCATCGCCTGA
- a CDS encoding helix-turn-helix transcriptional regulator encodes MTKPQVILDDGGNPAFAVIPWREYTRLAMLDVAAGLTDEELYDHAKSVGGESFPIELVDRLLAGENAVRVYRDHRGMTQKQLAGAAGINPLYLSQIERGVRTGSARTLAALAEALGVDVDDLI; translated from the coding sequence ATGACCAAACCACAAGTTATCCTCGACGATGGCGGGAACCCGGCATTCGCCGTGATCCCGTGGCGGGAGTACACTCGCTTGGCGATGTTGGATGTCGCCGCAGGGCTAACCGACGAAGAGCTTTACGATCACGCCAAGTCCGTGGGGGGAGAGTCTTTTCCAATCGAGTTGGTGGATCGCCTTCTGGCGGGAGAGAACGCTGTCAGGGTATACCGGGACCATCGCGGCATGACTCAGAAGCAGCTCGCCGGTGCCGCTGGTATCAACCCCCTCTATCTGTCACAAATAGAGAGGGGCGTCCGCACCGGCTCGGCTCGAACCTTGGCCGCGCTCGCCGAGGCGCTCGGCGTCGACGTGGACGACCTGATCTGA
- a CDS encoding type II toxin-antitoxin system RelE/ParE family toxin — translation MPERVAEYRLAPEAKRDLEAIWLYSREEWGLKQANRYTDELTDAFAQLAVSPQLGTACDHIRKGYSRSRVGRHLVYCRITDYGIAVIRILHDRMLPARHL, via the coding sequence ATGCCCGAAAGGGTCGCTGAATATCGATTGGCACCGGAAGCCAAGCGCGATTTGGAAGCGATCTGGCTCTATTCACGCGAAGAGTGGGGGCTGAAACAGGCCAACCGTTACACGGATGAATTGACGGATGCCTTTGCTCAACTTGCCGTTAGTCCTCAACTGGGCACAGCTTGCGATCACATCCGCAAAGGTTACAGCCGAAGCAGGGTAGGACGACATTTGGTCTACTGCCGCATAACCGATTACGGAATCGCCGTGATCCGTATATTGCACGATCGGATGTTACCGGCGCGGCACTTGTAG
- a CDS encoding type II toxin-antitoxin system ParD family antitoxin codes for MGTTRKTITVTDQQDKWIKAQIDGGDFVNDSEYIRDLIRRDQTRQSEIDVIRSALIRGEESGQPQAFDGDVFKDQMAAKHARKGR; via the coding sequence ATGGGGACTACCCGCAAGACAATCACTGTTACCGACCAGCAGGACAAATGGATCAAGGCGCAGATTGATGGCGGTGATTTCGTCAATGACAGTGAGTATATCCGTGATTTGATCCGGCGTGACCAAACCCGCCAGTCCGAGATTGATGTGATACGGAGCGCGTTGATCCGAGGCGAGGAAAGCGGACAACCACAGGCCTTCGACGGCGACGTCTTCAAAGACCAAATGGCTGCCAAGCATGCCCGAAAGGGTCGCTGA
- a CDS encoding DUF1501 domain-containing protein: MFTDAACGVRPPGRDRRGFLKELGLGSIALASLIADQKASGAPALPAVDLSDPLAPRQPHITPKARNVIFLFMVGGVSQIETFDHKPLLKKYAGKEAREIFPKEDLDGLNPSKTFYDTRIVPPVFSFKRYGQSGAWVSEIFPHLTKVVDDITFIKSMHADTPIHGPGQILMHTGYSRQGHPSLGSWVTYGLGTENRNMPGFVVMTDGRSDGGRALYDSGFLPGYHQATLADVTPGNPPVPHIEAPAFLNPGQHRQQLGLLRKLNRLHRGMHPTQPELDARIAAFETAFRMQMEAPGLFDIRNEPASVKALYGDTDFGRKCLMARRMVESGVRFVEILDGAHGRKWDAHGNRGGLIKNHRTNAARTDQGVAALIIDLKSRGLLDETLVVWATEFGRTPFEEADRSLTKTTIGRSHHHYGFTMWMAGGGVKRGITYGATDELGMHAVKNRVSHHDFHATILHLLGLDHERLTYRHNSRDFRLTDVYGNVVHDIIT, from the coding sequence ATGTTCACTGACGCAGCCTGCGGAGTTCGGCCGCCTGGCCGGGACCGCCGCGGGTTTCTCAAGGAACTCGGCCTGGGCAGCATCGCGCTGGCCAGCCTGATCGCGGATCAGAAGGCGAGCGGCGCGCCGGCCCTGCCGGCGGTTGATCTCAGCGATCCGCTTGCCCCCCGGCAGCCGCACATCACTCCCAAGGCAAGGAACGTCATCTTCCTCTTCATGGTCGGCGGCGTGAGCCAGATTGAGACGTTCGATCACAAGCCGCTTCTGAAAAAGTACGCCGGAAAAGAGGCGCGAGAAATCTTTCCCAAGGAAGACCTGGACGGCCTGAATCCGTCGAAGACGTTCTACGACACACGCATCGTTCCTCCGGTGTTCTCGTTCAAGCGCTACGGCCAGAGCGGCGCCTGGGTCAGCGAGATCTTCCCGCACCTGACGAAGGTGGTCGACGACATCACATTCATCAAATCGATGCATGCCGATACCCCGATTCACGGGCCCGGCCAGATTCTCATGCACACGGGCTATTCCAGGCAGGGCCATCCCAGTCTCGGTTCCTGGGTGACCTACGGGCTGGGGACGGAAAATCGGAACATGCCGGGATTCGTGGTGATGACGGACGGACGTTCCGACGGCGGGCGCGCGCTTTACGATTCCGGGTTCCTCCCCGGTTACCATCAGGCCACGCTGGCGGACGTCACGCCCGGGAATCCGCCGGTGCCGCACATCGAGGCGCCGGCGTTTCTGAACCCGGGGCAGCATCGCCAACAGTTGGGTCTGTTGCGGAAGTTGAATCGCCTCCACCGCGGGATGCATCCGACGCAGCCCGAGCTCGACGCGCGCATTGCCGCGTTCGAGACGGCGTTTCGCATGCAGATGGAAGCGCCGGGGCTCTTCGATATCCGGAATGAGCCGGCCTCGGTGAAGGCGCTCTACGGCGACACCGACTTCGGGAGAAAGTGCCTGATGGCGAGACGCATGGTGGAGAGCGGCGTCCGCTTCGTGGAGATTCTCGACGGCGCCCACGGGCGGAAATGGGACGCCCACGGCAACCGCGGCGGGCTCATCAAGAACCACCGCACCAACGCGGCGCGCACCGATCAGGGCGTCGCGGCCCTCATCATCGACCTGAAATCACGCGGCCTGCTGGACGAGACCCTCGTCGTCTGGGCCACCGAGTTCGGCCGCACGCCGTTCGAGGAGGCGGACAGGTCGCTGACAAAGACGACCATCGGCCGCAGCCATCACCATTACGGCTTCACCATGTGGATGGCGGGCGGAGGCGTCAAACGGGGGATCACCTACGGCGCCACCGACGAACTGGGCATGCACGCCGTCAAGAACCGAGTCTCGCATCACGATTTTCACGCCACCATCCTCCACCTCCTGGGCCTGGACCACGAACGGCTCACCTACCGCCACAACAGCCGCGATTTCCGCCTCACCGACGTCTACGGCAACGTCGTCCACGACATCATTACGTGA
- a CDS encoding PSD1 and planctomycete cytochrome C domain-containing protein codes for MFVFAIVLSLLGAPEEPSQDRINFFEKKIRPVLAERCYQCHSAEASRAGMLFGKLRLDTREGVEQGGSRGPALAPGRPDQSILIEALRHTDRSLAMPPGGKLPDSVIADFVKWVNLGAPYPGDAQAADTEKMDLESGRRHWAFHPLRTVDPPQVSPASPDEVAWTDSPIDRILLAKLHEMQFQPAREADRPTLIRRAYFDLIGLAPAPEEVEAFVRDPSADPFRELVDRLLANPHFGERWGRHWLDVARFGESKGANEGDNAIREDAYRYRDAVIRAFNDDLPYDEFVRYQVAGAPEGLAAARRDLGMFVQMGTNLSTTENPNERKFHRLDDMVSATGQAFLALTVGCARCHDHKIDPITAEEYYQLTAVFFDQAEEEPDAGGKFVALEVTSPHLLAGGSWGRPVKPVEPGFLRVLMRNGRSAEDWRPRPEAADGSEAANGSETKIESPKLRMLANWLTDAEHGAGGLLARVIVNRLWQHHFGRGIVSTPNDFGKLGTEPTHPELLDWLASELIREGWRLKPIHRLIMNSAAYKQAAGANSAQAQNDAYNEYLWHRRPVRMEAEIIRDHMLSISGALRTDLYGPSIPIGNRKKPFKDTPDTWRRSVYLMAARLNLHPVLKIFDPPDNMQSIGRRDISTTPSSTAFMLNAPFVWEQAERFAQRVRDRVGDDPGRQIEAAYGIALSRQPTAEEREIGLSFLGQRRAGALEESGDTGSPDAPIPLVQYCHSLMNLNEFIYVH; via the coding sequence GTGTTTGTATTCGCAATCGTTCTCAGCCTGCTCGGCGCCCCCGAGGAACCCAGTCAGGACCGTATCAACTTCTTCGAGAAGAAGATCCGTCCGGTGCTGGCGGAGCGCTGCTACCAGTGTCACTCGGCGGAAGCCTCCCGTGCGGGAATGCTGTTTGGGAAACTGCGGCTCGACACGCGGGAGGGTGTCGAGCAGGGCGGATCGCGCGGCCCCGCCCTCGCGCCGGGGCGACCCGATCAGTCGATTCTGATCGAGGCCCTCAGGCACACCGATCGCAGTCTGGCAATGCCGCCCGGCGGCAAACTGCCGGACTCGGTCATCGCTGATTTCGTCAAGTGGGTGAACCTCGGCGCGCCCTATCCGGGAGATGCGCAAGCCGCCGATACGGAGAAGATGGATCTCGAGTCAGGTCGGCGCCACTGGGCCTTCCACCCCCTGCGTACAGTCGATCCGCCACAGGTCTCCCCAGCCAGTCCGGATGAGGTCGCGTGGACCGACTCGCCCATCGACCGTATCCTCCTCGCCAAGCTGCACGAGATGCAGTTTCAGCCCGCACGGGAGGCCGATCGGCCCACGCTGATTCGCCGGGCCTATTTCGACCTGATCGGTCTGGCGCCGGCGCCCGAAGAAGTCGAGGCGTTCGTTCGAGATCCTTCTGCGGATCCCTTTCGCGAACTCGTCGACCGGCTGCTCGCCAACCCGCACTTCGGGGAACGGTGGGGACGGCACTGGTTGGATGTGGCTCGTTTTGGCGAGAGCAAGGGAGCCAATGAGGGGGACAACGCAATTCGAGAGGACGCGTATCGATACCGCGACGCCGTGATTCGCGCCTTCAATGACGACCTGCCTTACGATGAATTCGTCCGCTACCAGGTTGCCGGCGCTCCGGAAGGACTCGCCGCCGCCCGGCGGGACCTGGGCATGTTCGTTCAGATGGGAACCAACCTGAGCACGACCGAAAACCCCAATGAGCGCAAATTTCACCGCCTCGACGACATGGTGTCGGCGACCGGGCAAGCATTCCTTGCCCTGACGGTCGGGTGCGCCCGTTGCCATGACCACAAGATCGACCCCATCACCGCCGAAGAGTATTACCAGTTGACGGCCGTATTCTTCGACCAGGCCGAGGAGGAGCCGGACGCAGGCGGCAAGTTCGTCGCCCTGGAGGTGACCTCACCTCATCTTCTTGCCGGCGGCAGTTGGGGGCGCCCCGTCAAGCCGGTCGAACCGGGGTTCCTGCGGGTCTTGATGCGGAACGGCCGTAGCGCGGAGGATTGGCGGCCCCGTCCCGAGGCCGCCGATGGCTCCGAGGCCGCCAATGGCTCCGAGACGAAGATTGAATCGCCGAAGCTTCGGATGCTTGCCAACTGGCTCACCGACGCGGAGCACGGCGCCGGCGGATTGCTGGCCCGGGTAATCGTCAATCGTCTCTGGCAGCATCACTTCGGGCGCGGCATCGTCAGCACGCCGAATGATTTCGGCAAACTCGGCACCGAGCCCACGCACCCCGAACTGCTGGATTGGCTCGCTTCCGAACTCATCCGAGAGGGCTGGCGACTGAAGCCGATCCACCGGCTGATCATGAACAGCGCCGCCTACAAACAGGCGGCCGGCGCCAATTCGGCTCAGGCCCAAAACGATGCGTACAACGAGTACCTGTGGCACCGCAGGCCGGTGCGCATGGAGGCGGAAATCATCCGCGATCACATGTTGAGCATCTCCGGAGCTCTTCGCACCGACCTGTACGGGCCCAGCATTCCCATCGGCAACCGCAAGAAGCCTTTCAAGGACACGCCGGACACCTGGCGTCGGTCCGTTTACCTCATGGCGGCGCGCTTGAACCTCCATCCGGTGCTGAAGATCTTCGACCCGCCGGACAACATGCAGAGCATCGGCCGTCGTGACATCAGCACGACCCCGAGCAGCACGGCGTTCATGCTGAATGCGCCGTTCGTCTGGGAGCAGGCGGAGCGCTTTGCGCAACGGGTGCGGGACAGGGTCGGAGACGACCCCGGCCGGCAGATCGAGGCGGCCTACGGAATCGCTCTTTCCCGGCAACCGACCGCGGAGGAACGCGAGATCGGCCTGTCGTTTCTCGGTCAACGGCGCGCCGGCGCGTTGGAGGAAAGCGGGGACACCGGGTCCCCGGATGCTCCAATCCCGTTGGTGCAGTACTGCCATTCGCTCATGAACCTGAACGAGTTCATCTATGTTCACTGA
- a CDS encoding phytanoyl-CoA dioxygenase family protein codes for MKSSFSSGRELTPSELEFHVGELGEQGYTIIPDAVDAEYLAPAIEAAEDIYQRESEIALRLGTSSEHCWSAHCIVGKHPFFETFFLNPPVLSVCREYLGEDMVLYDTTARSIRPSEGREPGRGFQIHADRSPFSIVPFEGGKHYPMAINVAWPVVDFTAENGATLVWPGTHNSCRIPDPDADTPGSHQAVVPAGTAIVWDAALWHASGINRSNHERHSILAFFHRWWVKGMIDNARVIPQSVQDRLLPEMRKLLGLEETIPEYTEVRALSPEQIKRLTPWEKDVLGIGTY; via the coding sequence ATGAAAAGCAGTTTCTCAAGCGGTAGAGAGCTGACGCCTTCGGAACTGGAATTCCACGTTGGAGAACTGGGGGAGCAGGGGTACACCATCATCCCGGACGCTGTCGACGCCGAGTACCTGGCTCCAGCCATTGAGGCGGCCGAAGACATCTACCAACGGGAGAGCGAGATCGCTCTGCGCCTGGGAACTTCGTCCGAGCACTGCTGGTCCGCCCACTGCATCGTGGGCAAGCACCCCTTCTTCGAAACCTTTTTCCTGAACCCGCCGGTTCTCTCCGTGTGCCGTGAGTACCTGGGTGAGGACATGGTCCTGTACGACACGACGGCGCGTTCCATTCGTCCCAGCGAGGGCAGGGAGCCCGGGCGCGGGTTTCAGATTCACGCCGACCGGTCTCCGTTCAGCATCGTCCCCTTCGAGGGCGGAAAGCACTACCCGATGGCCATCAACGTCGCCTGGCCGGTTGTGGACTTCACGGCCGAGAACGGCGCTACCCTGGTCTGGCCCGGCACTCACAATTCCTGCCGGATCCCCGACCCGGATGCCGACACCCCGGGATCCCACCAAGCGGTCGTTCCCGCGGGTACCGCCATCGTTTGGGATGCGGCGCTTTGGCACGCCAGTGGCATCAACCGCAGCAACCACGAACGGCATTCCATCCTGGCCTTCTTTCATCGCTGGTGGGTCAAGGGGATGATCGACAACGCCCGCGTCATCCCGCAGAGCGTGCAGGATCGCCTCCTCCCGGAAATGCGAAAGCTGCTGGGCCTCGAGGAGACCATCCCCGAGTACACGGAAGTTCGCGCTCTTTCCCCGGAACAGATCAAACGACTGACTCCCTGGGAAAAAGACGTGCTGGGGATCGGGACTTACTGA
- a CDS encoding isoprenylcysteine carboxylmethyltransferase family protein, which produces MGARARAILGSFVFFWVAPGVVAGVGPYALFGWTMQPPLLGLPGERVVGAAAVGAGLACLLDCFARFALEGRGTPAPVAKTEVLVVSGLYRYVRNPMYVCVLIIISGQALLFGHVVLFAYAGVVLVAFHLNVLFYEEPILRRRFGGSYEAYLLNVGRWWPRLTPWRGSDPSAS; this is translated from the coding sequence ATGGGCGCCCGTGCGCGTGCGATCTTGGGGTCGTTCGTCTTCTTCTGGGTCGCTCCCGGAGTCGTTGCCGGCGTCGGCCCGTACGCACTGTTCGGTTGGACGATGCAGCCGCCTCTGCTCGGCCTGCCGGGCGAGCGCGTCGTGGGTGCCGCGGCGGTTGGGGCGGGTCTGGCCTGCCTGCTGGACTGCTTCGCCCGCTTCGCCCTTGAGGGGCGGGGCACACCGGCGCCGGTGGCTAAGACCGAAGTGCTGGTGGTTTCCGGCCTCTACCGGTACGTGCGAAACCCGATGTACGTCTGCGTGCTGATCATCATTTCAGGCCAGGCGCTGCTCTTTGGCCACGTCGTGCTGTTCGCGTACGCCGGGGTGGTGTTGGTCGCGTTCCACCTGAATGTGCTGTTCTATGAGGAGCCGATACTCCGTCGAAGATTCGGAGGGTCATACGAGGCCTATTTGCTGAATGTGGGTCGATGGTGGCCACGTCTGACGCCATGGCGCGGTTCGGATCCGTCGGCCTCCTGA